ATACCAAAGACGTTATCACCCACTTTGAAATTGGTGACGTTTGCACCAGCTTCAATCACTGTGCCTGCAATGTCCCACCCCAAAATGATAGGACGCTCTTCGCCATACAAATCAAGTAACGCTTCTTCTGCATACTTCACTTTGGTATCCGCAGGATTAATGCTGATGGCTCGAGTTTCTACTAGTACTTCATTGGCGCTAATTGTTGGCTTTTCTACGTCGTGCAACTGTAGGTTTTCAATGCCGCCTGCTTGATGAGTAATAATTGCTTTCATTGGTTTGTCTCCGTTGGTGAATTCGTAAATGATTATATATATGCCATTATTTGGTATCATCTAGCAGATTAAGGAAATACTATCCTTAAATTCGGGATTAATAGAGAGGCGGATGAAGTGAACTTTGATCTAAAAACCTTAGCGTTATTCTTACGAGTTGTAGAAATAGGAAAAATTGGACGTGCTGGCGAAGACTTTGGGCTTTCAACGACTAATGCCAGCCAAAGAGTCCAACAATTAGAAGCGGAGCTGGGCGTAAAACTGTTCCATCGCTCAACAAGAACCATCACATTGACTCATGATGGTGAAATGTTTCTACCTCATGCCAGACGCATTGTTGACGATGTTGAAGAGGTGGCAAATGTCTTCAAAGGTAGCGAAAGCAATGTTCAAGGGCGATTAAAAGTGGCTGTATCAGCTTCATATGGTCGACATTACATTGTTCCCTTTATCCCTGAGTTACTCGAGCTGTATCCTAATCTTGAATTGGAAATTGACTTTAACGATAAAACCGAGGATTTAATTGAGCATGGCTACGACTTAGCCTTCCGTATTGGTAACTTGTCTTCAAGTAACCTGTTAGCGAGGCGACTGGCTGACAATCCAATTATGCTAGTTGCTTCACCAGACTATATTGAAAAATATGGTGCGCCTGAAAGCCCAGAAGATTTACTCAAGCATCGATGTTTGCCCTTGGGTCATGCTGTCGATTGGGCGTTTATGAGTGCTGACGGGAAAGTACACAAGGTATCTGTAGCAAATCCGATCTCCTTAAACTTAGGGGATGCGGTCAGTGATCTTGTTGAGTCTGGTATGGGGATTGGTATGGCTTCTTACTGGCATGCAGG
The Vibrio cyclitrophicus DNA segment above includes these coding regions:
- a CDS encoding LysR family transcriptional regulator, with the translated sequence MNFDLKTLALFLRVVEIGKIGRAGEDFGLSTTNASQRVQQLEAELGVKLFHRSTRTITLTHDGEMFLPHARRIVDDVEEVANVFKGSESNVQGRLKVAVSASYGRHYIVPFIPELLELYPNLELEIDFNDKTEDLIEHGYDLAFRIGNLSSSNLLARRLADNPIMLVASPDYIEKYGAPESPEDLLKHRCLPLGHAVDWAFMSADGKVHKVSVANPISLNLGDAVSDLVESGMGIGMASYWHAGPSLKSGRVIQILPDYKLVNDTKIWAVRPPGRVLPVRVKVFLDFIEKKIVDTNKVRYGDLLM